The proteins below are encoded in one region of Scleropages formosus chromosome 19, fSclFor1.1, whole genome shotgun sequence:
- the elovl2 gene encoding very long chain fatty acid elongase 2, producing the protein MDQLEAFDRHLNSFVDGLFGERDPRVRGWLLLDSCLPTLSLTAVYLLVVYLGPLYMKNRPAYSLKNVLLLYNFSVTMLSLYMLVELILSSWTAGYRLQCQNLDSAGDGDIRVAKVLWWYYFSKLIEFLDTVFFVLRKKNNQITFLHVYHHASMFNIWWCVLNWIPCGQSFFGPMLNSFIHVLMYSYYGLSTIPSMHKYLWWKKYLTQAQLVQFVMTITHTLSAAVYPCGFPLGCLLFQSSYMMTLVILFINFYIKTYKKKQPQADGKERRNAVNNHANGYSPSNGASAKRKKH; encoded by the exons ATG GATCAATTAGAGGCCTTTGATCGACACCTAAACTCATTTGTGGACGGTCTGTTTGGAGAAAGAG ACCCCAGAGTGCGGGGATGGCTGCTGCTGGACTCCTGCCTGCCCACGCTGTCCTTGACCGCTGTCTACCTCCTCGTGGTCTACCTGGGACCGCTGTACATGAAGAACAGACCCGCCTATTCCCTGAAGAACGTCCTGCTGCTGTACAACTTCTCGGTGACCATGCTCTCCCTCTACATGCTGGTCGAG CTCATCCTGTCCAGCTGGACCGCAGGCTACCGACTCCAGTGCCAGAATCTGGACAGCGCCGGCGACGGGGACATCAGG GTTGCTAAGGTACTGTGGTGGTATTACTTCTCCAAATTAATAGAGTTCCTGGACACCGTGTTCTTTGTTCTGCGGAAGAAGAACAACCAAATCACCTTCTTGCACGTGTATCACCACGCATCCATGTTCAACATCTGGTGGTGTGTGCTCAACTGGATCCCGTGCGGCCAGA GCTTCTTCGGGCCGATGCTGAACAGCTTCATCCACGTGCTCATGTACTCCTACTACGGCCTGTCCACCATTCCATCCATGCACAAGTACCTCTGGTGGAAGAAATACCTCACTCAGGCTCAGCTG GTCCAGTTCGTAATGACCATTACGCACACGCTGAGCGCGGCCGTCTACCCGTGCGGCTTCCCCCTGGGCTGCCTCCTCTTCCAGTCTTCCTACATGATGACTCTGGTCATCCTCTTCATCAACTTCTACATTAAG ACGTACAAGAAGAAGCAGCCGCAAGCAGATGGGAAAGAGCGGAGGAACGCGGTGAACAACCACGCTAACGGGTATTCTCCCAGCAATGGAGCGAGCGCCAAACGGAAGAAGCACTAG